The following coding sequences are from one Diprion similis isolate iyDipSimi1 chromosome 9, iyDipSimi1.1, whole genome shotgun sequence window:
- the LOC124410365 gene encoding larval cuticle protein A3A-like isoform X2 yields the protein MAFKFVTLFALVAAANAGFLAPAPQGYHAAPAYGYAAPSYGYAAPLAKAVVTKTVDADYDPNPQYSYSYDVQDSLTGDNKEQHETRDGDVVHGGYSLIEADGTRRIVDYTADPVNGFNAVVRKEGAAVAVKTVAAPVVAKYAAPIAHAPLAYAAPIAKYAAPLAYSAYAAPAYGYYH from the exons ATGGCCTTCAAG TTCGTCACCCTCTTCGCCCTCGTGGCCGCCGCCAACGCCGGATTTCTGGCCCCCGCCCCCCAGGGCTACCACGCGGCCCCCGCCTACGGCTATGCTGCACCAAGTTACGGTTATGCGGCTCCTCTCGCCAAGGCCGTCGTCACCAAGACCGTCGACGCCGACTACGACCCGAACCCCCAGTACAGCTACTCCTACGACGTCCAGGACTCGCTAACCGGGGACAACAAGGAGCAGCACGAGACCCGCGACGGAGACGTCGTCCACGGTGGATACTCGCTCATCGAAGCTGACGGAACCCGCCGCATCGTCGACTACACCGCCGACCCCGTTAACGGATTCAACGCCGTCGTCCGCAAAGAGGGCGCTGCCGTCGCCGTCAAGACCGTCGCTGCCCCCGTCGTGGCCAAGTACGCCGCCCCCATTGCCCACGCTCCACTCGCCTACGCGGCCCCCATCGCCAAGTACGCCGCCCCCCTGGCTTACT
- the LOC124410365 gene encoding larval cuticle protein A3A-like isoform X5, producing the protein MAFKFVTLFALVAAANAGFLAPAPQGYHAAPAYGYAAPSYGYAAPLAKAVVTKTVDADYDPNPQYSYSYDVQDSLTGDNKEQHETRDGDVVHGGYSLIEADGTRRIVDYTADPVNGFNAVVRKEGAAVAVKTVAAPVVAKYAAPIAHAPLAYAAPSTYGAAPIAKYAAPLAYSAPAYYH; encoded by the exons ATGGCCTTCAAG TTCGTCACCCTCTTCGCCCTCGTGGCCGCCGCCAACGCCGGATTTCTGGCCCCCGCCCCCCAGGGCTACCACGCGGCCCCCGCCTACGGCTATGCTGCACCAAGTTACGGTTATGCGGCTCCTCTCGCCAAGGCCGTCGTCACCAAGACCGTCGACGCCGACTACGACCCGAACCCCCAGTACAGCTACTCCTACGACGTCCAGGACTCGCTAACCGGGGACAACAAGGAGCAGCACGAGACCCGCGACGGAGACGTCGTCCACGGTGGATACTCGCTCATCGAAGCTGACGGAACCCGCCGCATCGTCGACTACACCGCCGACCCCGTTAACGGATTCAACGCCGTCGTCCGCAAAGAGGGCGCTGCCGTCGCCGTCAAGACCGTCGCTGCCCCCGTCGTGGCCAAGTACGCCGCCCCCATTGCCCACGCTCCACTCGCCTACGCGGCCCCC TCCACCTACGGAGCAGCACCCATCGCCAAGTACGCGGCACCTCTGGCTTACTCCGCCCCTGCTTACTACCACTAA
- the LOC124410365 gene encoding larval cuticle protein A3A-like isoform X4 yields the protein MAFKFVTLFALVAAANAGFLAPAPQGYHAAPAYGYAAPSYGYAAPLAKAVVTKTVDADYDPNPQYSYSYDVQDSLTGDNKEQHETRDGDVVHGGYSLIEADGTRRIVDYTADPVNGFNAVVRKEGAAVAVKTVAAPVVAKYAAPIAHAPLAYAAPIAKYAAPLAYSAYAAPAYGYYH from the coding sequence TTCGTCACCCTCTTCGCCCTCGTGGCCGCCGCCAACGCCGGATTTCTGGCCCCCGCCCCCCAGGGCTACCACGCGGCCCCCGCCTACGGCTATGCTGCACCAAGTTACGGTTATGCGGCTCCTCTCGCCAAGGCCGTCGTCACCAAGACCGTCGACGCCGACTACGACCCGAACCCCCAGTACAGCTACTCCTACGACGTCCAGGACTCGCTAACCGGGGACAACAAGGAGCAGCACGAGACCCGCGACGGAGACGTCGTCCACGGTGGATACTCGCTCATCGAAGCTGACGGAACCCGCCGCATCGTCGACTACACCGCCGACCCCGTTAACGGATTCAACGCCGTCGTCCGCAAAGAGGGCGCTGCCGTCGCCGTCAAGACCGTCGCTGCCCCCGTCGTGGCCAAGTACGCCGCCCCCATTGCCCACGCTCCACTCGCCTACGCGGCCCCCATCGCCAAGTACGCCGCCCCCCTGGCTTACT